A genomic window from Salvelinus namaycush isolate Seneca chromosome 5, SaNama_1.0, whole genome shotgun sequence includes:
- the LOC120047185 gene encoding ankyrin repeat domain-containing protein 34A-like, giving the protein MGDGGALHTEGNALLKAVFQGKLRLTRLLLEGGAYINEGNERGETPISAACLAGYEDPQSRQRMVRYLLEKGADPNIPDKSGRTALMHACVEQAGKEVVSLLLENGADPSLKDYTGSSALVHAINRGDRDTLQVLLDACKAKGKEVIIITTDTSPSGTKKTKQYLNSPPSPGVVDKLSPVACMSPSEVAIRTSNSPAAEKVEEEDSIFSFALTSALPLPSTRTLGEKRPPPRKLLKRLNSEPWGLVAPSVLSRVPQERVDGGLEEEGGGRIITEMNGLSISGSGRPLLSRRHSIETHDPCSPKLIDRSCSEDCAALCSSSWADKVQQHQILYRRNTAPESQENTCGPGAVASRTLAHPKLTRMEDYESDTHLCPESIPGSPDSGRVSVERRKYNASPLSLLTTSSRESLESIPNSISPITMRRRSPGLLERRGSGTLLLDHISHTRPGFLPPLNVNPHRPIPDIRANGKPTSPVHSGPKILVPVAPASPKRGPDFKMKKKLMRRHSMQTEQMKQLSTFQEILTEKVIESNGD; this is encoded by the coding sequence ATGGGAGATGGAGGAGCCCTCCATACGGAGGGGAACGCCCTCCTCAAAGCCGTCTTCCAGGGCAAGCTGCGACTGACCCGGCTCCTCCTGGAAGGGGGTGCCTACATCAACGAAGGCAACGAGCGGGGCGAGACCCCCATCtctgctgcctgcctggctggctacGAGGACCCCCAGAGCCGCCAGAGAATGGTGCGCTACCTCCTGGAGAAAGGAGCCGATCCCAACATCCCAGACAAGTCTGGGCGGACCGCCCTGATGCATGCCTGTGTCGAGCAGGCGGGCAAAGAGGTGGTGTCCCTGCTCCTAGAGAATGGAGCTGACCCCAGCCTCAAGGACTACACAGGCTCCTCCGCCCTGGTCCATGCCATCAACAGAGGTGACCGAGACACCCTCCAGGTCCTGCTGGACGCCTGCAAGGCCAAGGGCAAGGAAGTGATCATCATCACCACAGACACGTCACCCTCGGGCACCAAGAAGACCAAGCAGTACCTCAACTCCCCCCCATCACCAGGGGTGGTGGACAAGCTCTCGCCCGTGGCCTGCATGTCGCCCTCAGAGGTGGCGATCCGGACCTCCAATTCCCCAGCAGCAGAGAAGGTTGAGGAGGAGGACAGTATCTTCAGCTTTGCGCTGACATCAGCCTTACCCCTACCCTCCACTAGAACCCTAGGGGAGAAAAGGCCGCCTCCCCGCAAACTCCTGAAGAGGCTCAACTCTGAGCCTTGGGGGCTGGTAGCACCCTCAGTGCTCAGCAGGGTCCCACAGGAGAGGGTTGATGGTGGACTGGAGGAGGAAGGTGGAGGTAGGATCATCACTGAGATGAATGGTCTGTCAATCTCGGGTTCTGGCAGGCCTCTCCTGTCTCGTCGGCACAGCATCGAAACACATGACCCCTGCTCGCCCAAACTCATTGACCGATCCTGCTCAGAGGATTGCGCAGCCCTTTGTAGCTCCTCCTGGGCCGACAAGGTCCAACAGCACCAGATCCTGTACCGCAGGAACACCGCGCCGGAGTCTCAGGAAAATACATGCGGACCAGGGGCGGTGGCTTCACGCACCCTGGCTCACCCCAAACTTACACGTATGGAGGACTATGAGTCAGACACACACCTGTGTCCTGAGTCCATCCCTGGATCTCCAGACTCAGGGCGCGTGTCGGTGGAGCGGAGGAAGTACAACGCctcgcccctctctctgctcaccACCTCCTCCCGGGAATCCCTTGAGAGCATCCCCAATTCTATCTCCCCCATCACCATGCGCAGACGGTCCCCAGGCCTCCTGGAGCGCAGAGGCTCAGGCACCCTCCTCTTGGACCACATCTCCCACACCCGCCCCGGGTTCTTGCCCCCACTCAATGTCAACCCCCACCGGCCCATCCCAGACATCCGGGCCAATGGCAAGCCCACTTCCCCCGTCCATTCTGGTCCCAAGATCCTGGTTCCAGTTGCCCCTGCCTCACCCAAGAGAGGCCCAGACTTCAAGATGAAGAAGAAACTGATGAGGAGGCACTCCATGCAGACGGAACAGATGAAGCAGCTCTCCACCTTCCAGGAGATCCTGACAGAGAAGGTCATTGAGTCCAATGGGGACTGA